A single Chlamydia suis DNA region contains:
- a CDS encoding pyruvate dehydrogenase complex dihydrolipoamide acetyltransferase, with translation MVSLLKMPKLSPTMETGTLVKWLKKAGDEIHFGDVLLEISTDKAVLEHTASEDGWLLEILVKEGTKIPVGAPIAVFSTEKNVTYDLKQLLPSQEAVSTDEPTQIVPNTSSQQDNSHYAGPSMAIVGFRPEPPLTTPLTIKNPGDPVSASPLAKKLAKEQNLDLSGVAGSGPGGRIVKKDLEKAPPLRIAGFGYPEAPEVNPGTYVEEPLSPIREAISKRLQAAKTFIPHFYVRQRIYASPLLALLKELQAQNIKLSINDCIVRACALALKEFPEINSGFNSVDNTIIRFSTIDISIAVAIPDGVITPIIRCADRKNVGMISAEIKALAARAKQSALKEEEYKGGSFCISNLGMTGISDFTAILNPPQAAILAVGSVEEQPIVLNGELAVGSTCMLTLSVDHRVIDGYPAAMFMKRLQKLLEAPSVLLLN, from the coding sequence GTGGTTTCTTTGTTAAAAATGCCTAAGCTTTCTCCTACAATGGAAACAGGGACCCTTGTCAAGTGGCTCAAAAAAGCTGGAGATGAAATCCATTTTGGAGATGTTTTGTTAGAAATTTCTACTGATAAAGCCGTGTTAGAACACACAGCCTCGGAAGATGGATGGTTGTTAGAAATTCTTGTAAAAGAAGGAACTAAGATTCCTGTCGGGGCGCCTATTGCTGTGTTTTCAACAGAGAAAAATGTTACGTACGATTTGAAACAGCTTCTACCATCGCAAGAGGCTGTCAGCACGGATGAGCCTACACAAATTGTACCGAATACGTCTTCTCAGCAGGATAATTCTCATTATGCTGGGCCTTCCATGGCCATTGTGGGATTTCGTCCAGAACCACCTCTAACTACCCCGCTAACCATCAAAAACCCTGGGGATCCAGTGTCGGCTTCCCCCTTAGCAAAAAAATTAGCTAAGGAACAAAACTTAGATCTCTCCGGGGTAGCTGGTAGCGGCCCAGGGGGACGGATTGTAAAAAAAGATTTAGAGAAGGCTCCTCCTTTAAGAATCGCAGGATTTGGATATCCAGAAGCTCCCGAAGTGAATCCAGGCACCTATGTAGAAGAACCCTTGTCTCCTATTAGAGAAGCCATATCTAAACGGTTACAAGCCGCTAAGACCTTTATTCCACATTTCTATGTGCGACAACGGATTTATGCTTCTCCTCTACTCGCATTACTGAAAGAACTTCAAGCCCAAAATATAAAGCTATCTATAAACGACTGTATCGTGCGAGCTTGTGCCTTGGCTTTAAAAGAATTTCCAGAAATCAACTCTGGATTCAATAGCGTAGACAATACAATTATCCGCTTTTCTACTATTGATATCTCCATTGCTGTAGCAATTCCTGATGGAGTCATTACCCCCATCATCCGGTGCGCAGATAGAAAAAATGTTGGTATGATTTCCGCAGAGATTAAAGCCTTAGCAGCACGAGCCAAACAATCCGCTCTTAAAGAGGAAGAATATAAAGGAGGATCTTTCTGTATCTCTAACCTTGGCATGACAGGAATTTCCGATTTCACAGCCATCCTCAATCCTCCTCAGGCAGCTATTTTAGCTGTAGGAAGCGTTGAAGAGCAGCCCATCGTTTTAAATGGCGAGCTGGCTGTAGGATCTACATGTATGCTCACGCTGTCTGTAGATCATCGAGTGATTGATGGGTACCCTGCGGCTATGTTTATGAAACGGCTACAGAAACTTCTTGAAGCCCCTTCTGTTCTACTTCTTAATTAA
- the dnaA gene encoding chromosomal replication initiator protein DnaA: MRAWEEFLLLQEKEIGVDTVNKWLRSLKVLCFDACNLYLEAKDSFQVTWFEEHVRHKVKASLINNNGKPIRVRVTSLDKSAPFKETQIQQEKTAYFTMQYGDTDPQMSFANFLVTPENDLPVRILQEFAKVSEQSKGFPFNPIYLFGPESSGKTHLMQAAVAGLREAGVKTLYVSSDLFTEHLVSAIRSGEMQRFRAFYRNVEALFIEDIEVLSGKGATQEEFFHTFNSLHTDGKLIVISSTFAPGELKAMEERLISRFEWGIAIPVSPLTREGLKNFLERKTEKLNIRIEETALDFLIQALSSHVKSLLHALNMLAKRVAYKKLSHQLLYQGDIEVLLQDVLQAAENIRLTPSGIVRATAQYYGVSPESILGRSQSREYVFPRQVAMFLCRQKLSLSYVKIGEVFSRDHSTVISSIRAISQKLEEGDRESDISCAIQELTKRLSSAYQSLDFIVD, translated from the coding sequence ATGCGGGCTTGGGAAGAGTTCCTTTTGCTACAAGAAAAAGAAATTGGGGTAGATACAGTCAATAAGTGGCTAAGGTCTTTGAAAGTCTTGTGCTTTGATGCGTGTAACTTGTATTTAGAGGCAAAAGATTCTTTCCAAGTAACTTGGTTCGAAGAGCATGTTCGCCATAAAGTTAAGGCTAGTCTCATCAATAATAACGGAAAACCAATCCGTGTTCGTGTAACCTCCTTAGACAAATCTGCGCCGTTTAAAGAGACACAAATACAGCAAGAAAAAACAGCTTATTTCACGATGCAGTATGGAGACACTGATCCGCAGATGTCCTTTGCGAACTTTCTCGTGACTCCAGAAAATGATTTACCAGTAAGGATTCTTCAAGAATTTGCTAAAGTTTCTGAGCAGAGTAAGGGATTTCCTTTTAATCCTATCTATTTATTTGGCCCGGAAAGTTCAGGAAAAACACATCTGATGCAAGCTGCTGTTGCAGGTTTACGCGAAGCCGGAGTAAAAACTTTGTATGTTTCGTCAGATCTGTTCACAGAACATCTAGTATCGGCTATTCGTTCTGGAGAAATGCAGCGTTTTCGTGCGTTTTATCGTAATGTAGAAGCGTTGTTTATTGAAGATATTGAGGTCCTTTCTGGAAAAGGCGCTACTCAAGAAGAGTTTTTTCATACATTCAACTCTTTGCATACCGATGGGAAATTAATCGTAATTTCTTCTACTTTTGCTCCTGGAGAGCTCAAAGCTATGGAAGAACGGTTGATTAGCCGTTTTGAGTGGGGAATTGCGATTCCTGTTAGTCCTTTAACAAGAGAAGGCTTGAAAAACTTTTTGGAACGAAAAACAGAAAAGCTGAATATTCGTATAGAGGAAACAGCTTTGGATTTCCTAATACAGGCTTTGTCTTCGCATGTAAAATCCTTATTGCATGCTCTCAACATGTTAGCAAAAAGAGTTGCTTATAAAAAGTTATCGCATCAGCTCTTATATCAAGGAGACATAGAGGTCCTGTTGCAAGATGTGTTGCAGGCGGCGGAGAATATTCGCTTAACCCCCTCCGGTATTGTTCGTGCTACGGCGCAGTATTACGGAGTTTCTCCTGAAAGTATTTTAGGGCGTTCTCAGTCCAGAGAGTATGTTTTCCCTAGACAAGTTGCGATGTTCTTGTGCAGACAAAAACTTTCTCTGTCTTATGTAAAAATCGGAGAAGTTTTCTCTAGAGATCACTCCACAGTGATTTCCTCAATTCGAGCCATTTCGCAAAAACTAGAGGAAGGCGATAGAGAAAGTGATATCTCCTGCGCAATACAAGAACTAACAAAGCGACTTTCGTCCGCTTATCAGAGTCTGGATTTTATTGTAGATTAA
- the pdhA gene encoding pyruvate dehydrogenase (acetyl-transferring) E1 component subunit alpha: protein MQLLTLNIASEETTEDQVSRVIEHFGTDFCINLLKKMLLIREFEIQGEAAYLEGLVGGFYHSYIGQEAVATAAIACTGKDHWFFSSYRCHGVALLLDVPLHQLAAELLGKETGCALGRGGSMHMCGERLPGGFGIVGGQIPLAAGAAFSMKYQKLSSISLCFIGDGAVAQGVFHETLNFASLHSLPLMLVIENNGWGMGTALHRAIAKQPIAESQAPSYAISSVTLNGFDLFNSLIGFEKAYQHMQKTGAPIVVEALCSRFRGHSISDPNLYRSKEEMQCLLKRDPILFAKEWLIRINVLSEEDFKDLRQISKTAVSEAFSQARLDPEPAVATLEEGVYA from the coding sequence ATGCAGCTCCTGACTCTCAACATAGCTTCTGAGGAAACTACAGAAGACCAAGTTTCCCGTGTTATTGAACACTTCGGAACAGATTTCTGCATTAACCTTTTAAAAAAAATGCTGCTTATTCGTGAATTTGAGATTCAAGGAGAAGCAGCGTATTTGGAAGGCCTTGTTGGGGGATTTTACCACTCCTATATAGGTCAGGAAGCTGTTGCTACAGCAGCCATTGCCTGTACAGGGAAAGATCATTGGTTTTTCTCTTCGTATCGCTGTCATGGAGTTGCCCTTTTACTAGATGTTCCCCTACATCAACTGGCAGCAGAGCTATTAGGAAAAGAAACGGGGTGCGCCTTAGGACGAGGAGGATCCATGCACATGTGTGGCGAACGTCTTCCAGGAGGATTTGGTATCGTTGGCGGACAAATTCCTTTAGCTGCGGGAGCCGCTTTCTCTATGAAATATCAAAAATTATCCTCTATCTCTTTATGTTTTATTGGAGATGGAGCTGTTGCTCAGGGAGTGTTTCATGAAACATTGAATTTTGCCTCTCTTCACTCCCTTCCCCTAATGCTTGTTATAGAGAATAATGGTTGGGGCATGGGAACTGCTTTGCATAGAGCAATTGCTAAACAACCCATAGCGGAGTCCCAAGCTCCTTCTTACGCAATATCTTCTGTTACCCTCAACGGTTTCGATCTATTCAATTCGCTTATTGGATTCGAGAAAGCATATCAACATATGCAAAAAACGGGAGCTCCTATCGTTGTAGAAGCTTTATGTTCCCGCTTTAGAGGCCATTCTATTTCTGATCCGAATTTGTATCGCTCTAAAGAGGAAATGCAGTGTTTACTTAAACGAGATCCTATTCTTTTTGCAAAAGAATGGTTGATCCGCATTAACGTCTTATCTGAGGAGGATTTTAAAGATCTACGACAAATAAGCAAAACAGCAGTCTCAGAAGCGTTCTCCCAAGCTCGTCTTGATCCAGAACCAGCCGTTGCAACTTTAGAAGAGGGGGTCTATGCCTAA
- a CDS encoding glycogen/starch/alpha-glucan phosphorylase → MHFDRTKINVESMKQAILERMYCGVVQTPQSASTRDIFTAVAKTVLEWMAKGWLKTQSSYYENDVKRVYYISLEFLLGRSLKSNLLNLGLLDLVTEALSDLGYDFNQLVEMEHDAGLGNGGLGRLAACFLDSMATLGIPAYGYGLRYDYGIFDQQIENGYQVESPDEWLRYGNPWEICRGEYLYPIHFYGKVKHSTDSRGRDVAELVDSQEILAMAYDVPVPGFNNDTVNSLRLWQAQSRHGFEFSYFNHGNYIRAIEDIALASNITRVLYPNDSISEGQELRLKQEYFLVSATLQDILRRYTKTHLSLDRLPEKVAVQLNDTHPALGIAEMMRLLVDREELDWDVAWDATTKIFNYTNHTILPEALERWSLDLFSKVLPRHLEIIYEINARWLAKVSQKYPGDNDKRRALSIIEEGSSKFVNMANLAIVGTHKVNGVSTFHSQLIKTTLFKEFVEFFPDKFINVTNGITPRRWLALSNQRLSSFLNRTIGTDYLTNLTNLQKVIPLAEDSGFREEWRKIKIQNKEELASRIHRELGISVNPQSIFDCHIKRIHEYKRQLMNILRVLYFYNEIRNGGSAEKVPTTVIFGGKAAPGYAMAKLIIKLINNVAHIINNDPKVNDLLKVVFWPNYRVSLAEAIIPAADLSEQISTAGMEASGTGNMKFALNGALTIGTMDGANIEMAEHIGKEHMFIFGLLEEEIANLRNEYYPQGICSANPKIQEVLDMVLQARLPQEDKDLFKPIVNRLLNERDPFFVLADLESYIDAQNRVASVFQQPEEWTKKSIYNVGGIGFFSSDRSIADYAYNIWNVSKLPS, encoded by the coding sequence ATGCATTTTGACCGGACGAAGATCAATGTGGAATCTATGAAGCAAGCTATTCTTGAAAGGATGTATTGTGGAGTAGTCCAAACCCCTCAATCCGCATCAACCAGGGATATTTTTACAGCTGTCGCTAAAACTGTATTGGAGTGGATGGCTAAAGGATGGCTAAAGACACAAAGTAGCTATTATGAGAATGATGTAAAGCGTGTTTACTATATCTCCCTGGAATTTTTGTTAGGAAGGAGCTTGAAAAGTAATTTATTGAACTTGGGACTCTTAGATTTAGTGACAGAGGCTTTGTCGGATCTTGGTTATGATTTCAACCAGCTTGTTGAAATGGAACATGATGCAGGTCTTGGAAATGGGGGGTTAGGTCGATTAGCAGCATGTTTTCTTGATTCTATGGCAACTCTCGGCATTCCTGCCTATGGGTATGGTCTTCGTTATGATTATGGAATTTTTGATCAGCAAATAGAGAATGGATACCAAGTTGAGTCGCCTGATGAGTGGTTACGCTACGGCAACCCTTGGGAGATATGTAGGGGAGAATATTTGTATCCTATACATTTTTATGGAAAAGTAAAGCACAGCACGGATTCAAGGGGTAGGGATGTCGCCGAGCTAGTGGACTCCCAAGAAATTTTAGCCATGGCCTATGATGTTCCTGTACCGGGATTCAATAACGATACAGTGAACTCCTTGCGTTTATGGCAGGCTCAATCTCGCCATGGCTTTGAATTTAGCTATTTTAATCATGGAAATTATATTCGAGCCATTGAAGATATTGCATTAGCAAGTAATATTACCCGAGTGCTTTATCCTAATGATTCTATTTCTGAAGGGCAGGAGTTACGTCTTAAACAGGAATATTTTCTTGTATCTGCTACGTTACAAGATATTCTTCGTCGTTACACAAAGACACATCTTTCTTTAGATAGGTTACCGGAAAAAGTCGCTGTCCAATTGAATGATACGCATCCTGCTCTAGGTATTGCAGAAATGATGCGTCTTTTAGTGGATCGCGAGGAATTGGATTGGGATGTTGCTTGGGACGCAACAACAAAAATATTTAACTATACGAACCATACGATTCTTCCAGAAGCGTTAGAGAGATGGTCTTTAGACTTATTTTCTAAGGTGCTCCCGCGCCATTTAGAGATTATTTACGAGATTAATGCTCGTTGGCTAGCAAAAGTTTCTCAAAAATATCCAGGAGATAATGATAAGCGTCGGGCTCTCTCCATTATAGAGGAGGGAAGTTCTAAGTTTGTGAACATGGCAAATCTAGCTATTGTTGGGACGCATAAGGTAAACGGGGTCTCAACTTTTCATTCTCAGCTTATAAAAACTACATTATTTAAAGAATTTGTCGAGTTTTTCCCTGATAAATTCATTAATGTGACTAACGGGATTACACCTAGACGTTGGTTAGCTCTTTCCAACCAGCGATTAAGTTCTTTTTTAAATCGTACAATAGGAACGGATTATTTAACGAATCTTACCAATTTACAAAAAGTAATTCCTTTAGCTGAAGATAGTGGATTTAGGGAAGAGTGGCGTAAAATTAAAATACAAAACAAGGAGGAACTCGCATCTCGCATTCATAGAGAGCTGGGAATCTCTGTGAATCCACAGTCTATTTTTGATTGCCATATTAAGCGTATACATGAGTACAAACGACAGCTCATGAACATACTTAGGGTTTTATATTTTTATAATGAAATTCGCAACGGCGGCTCCGCAGAGAAGGTTCCAACAACGGTCATTTTTGGTGGCAAAGCGGCTCCAGGCTATGCCATGGCGAAGTTAATCATCAAATTGATAAATAATGTTGCTCATATCATTAACAATGATCCTAAAGTAAATGATTTGCTTAAGGTGGTCTTTTGGCCTAATTATAGGGTGTCTTTAGCAGAAGCGATAATTCCTGCAGCAGATCTATCCGAGCAAATTTCAACAGCCGGAATGGAGGCTTCAGGAACAGGCAATATGAAATTTGCTTTAAATGGGGCCTTAACGATTGGTACTATGGATGGTGCTAATATTGAGATGGCCGAACATATTGGGAAGGAACATATGTTCATTTTTGGTCTTTTAGAAGAAGAAATTGCAAATCTCCGAAACGAGTACTATCCCCAAGGAATTTGCTCTGCTAATCCCAAAATTCAGGAGGTTCTTGATATGGTATTACAGGCAAGACTTCCTCAAGAAGACAAGGATCTCTTTAAACCTATTGTGAATAGGCTTTTGAATGAAAGAGATCCTTTCTTTGTGCTTGCAGATTTAGAATCTTATATTGATGCGCAAAACCGTGTTGCAAGCGTTTTTCAACAACCTGAGGAGTGGACGAAAAAGTCTATCTACAACGTCGGGGGAATAGGCTTCTTCTCTAGTGATAGATCCATTGCTGACTACGCTTATAACATATGGAATGTCTCTAAGCTTCCTTCTTAG
- a CDS encoding alpha-ketoacid dehydrogenase subunit beta, with protein sequence MPKFVTLEIREAIRQAIDEEMTRDPNVCILGEEVAEYNGAYKVTKNLLDKWGPNRVIDTPISEAAFSGIGIGAALTGLRPIIEFMSWNFSLVAADQIISHAAKMHYMTGGKFSVPIVFRGANGAAAQVSCQHSHCVEALYSNIPGLIVIAPSTPADAKGLLKSAIRDNNPVLFLENELDYNLKGEVPSEEYLTPIGKARIVQEGQDLTIISHSRMVTVVEQAAKMAKQRWEISIEILDLRTIKPLDVAAILSSVKKTGNCLVVEEGHYFCGIASEIIATVTEHIFDYLDHPPLRICQKETPMPYNKSLEMATLPNINRILDAIEKFMR encoded by the coding sequence ATGCCTAAATTTGTTACACTCGAAATTCGAGAAGCCATACGACAAGCTATTGATGAGGAAATGACCAGAGATCCTAATGTATGCATCTTGGGAGAAGAGGTCGCTGAATACAATGGTGCCTATAAAGTTACTAAAAATCTTTTAGATAAATGGGGCCCGAATCGGGTGATTGACACCCCCATCAGCGAAGCCGCATTTTCCGGAATTGGAATTGGTGCAGCATTAACCGGGCTACGCCCTATTATTGAATTTATGAGCTGGAACTTTTCTTTAGTCGCTGCGGATCAGATCATTTCTCATGCAGCAAAAATGCACTACATGACCGGAGGAAAATTTTCTGTTCCTATTGTTTTTAGAGGAGCCAATGGGGCTGCTGCTCAAGTCTCTTGTCAACATTCTCATTGTGTAGAAGCTCTTTATTCCAATATTCCAGGATTAATTGTCATAGCTCCATCAACCCCTGCAGATGCCAAAGGGCTTCTTAAATCTGCGATTCGCGATAATAACCCCGTTCTATTTTTAGAAAACGAATTAGATTATAACCTTAAAGGAGAAGTCCCTTCGGAAGAATATCTTACTCCTATTGGGAAAGCTAGAATCGTTCAAGAAGGCCAAGATCTAACCATTATTTCCCATAGTCGTATGGTGACTGTTGTGGAGCAGGCAGCTAAAATGGCCAAACAACGCTGGGAAATCTCTATTGAAATCTTAGATTTACGAACGATTAAGCCTTTAGATGTTGCTGCGATCCTTTCTTCCGTAAAAAAAACAGGAAATTGTCTCGTTGTAGAAGAGGGGCATTATTTTTGTGGAATAGCTTCGGAAATTATAGCAACTGTTACAGAACACATTTTTGACTATTTAGACCACCCCCCTCTAAGAATTTGTCAAAAAGAAACTCCTATGCCATACAATAAATCCCTAGAGATGGCGACCCTTCCTAATATTAACCGCATCCTGGATGCCATTGAAAAATTTATGAGGTAA